From the Fusarium oxysporum Fo47 chromosome X, complete sequence genome, the window TGATGATAAACCAGACGTGACAGCATGAACGAATCTTACTCAGCGCCACGATCAGACACGGTAAAGCGCCCATGATATAGCGTATTTCTTTCATCCTAAGACAAAAGTGCTCGGAGGGGATTTTGCGGGACTCATTATCCTGGTACAGTCAGTATTCGATTGACATGATCGCCAAACTCTTGCTGGATTGGGGTGTGTCGGGGCGGTGACTAAAGGCCGGCTTACGCGAGCTTCAGGGCTTCAGTGAAGAATGGCTCGGATGGAAGTGCTTTGCACAAAAGGTCGAAACTATGGATCACATGAATTGAGTCTTATAAGATCTACCCATCTAAAGGGTATGTCAATCAGGCATCTCGTGATATTGTTGTGAGGGAAGGACGTCTTTTATGTAGAGTAAGACTTGACACATCGTCTCTGTAGGATGCGACAGCACTGGTGTATCGTCAAAACCAGAGCGCCAGGCTGAGAAGGTGACGAACGATTTTGATCTTATCCAATTTTGGAAGATTAAGGCTGAAAGCATGCTTCATATAGAAGTCGGCGGTTTATAGCTTAATTTTATTAGCCTTGGTTGAGAGTGAGATTGCTAGTTCCTGTAACGCTTCATGTGTCCCTTAGAGGACCATGGTAAGTCGTATAAATAGTTTCTATTGGAGTATTTATGTCCGCATTTACGTTTAGTGGTGTAGAAGGTGGATCTCAGCACGAATAATGGGTTGGCTAGAATGAGCGCCATATTGTAAACTCCAACCCGAGTGTCAAAACTACTTGTCGCATACAATTACCGCTAGAGCGTATATGAATTCTTTGCCAAGTATAGTGGAATTTGTCAATGATCTAGAGCTGCCCCAGCACATGCACCACGCCGCGTAACTGTCTGGTTAAGGCTATGTCGTTACTCAGGTGCCAAGCTGGGCTGGACACCGTGACATTAGAGTCTTAAGGTTGGGTGCTGAGATAAGATGACAATACTGACATCCTAGGTATTTCCCATTctaaaattaattaattttgGAGAATAGCGCATCATTTCAACATAAGTAATGAGGCTGAGTGGTCAGCTAGCGCTGCTATTCGTCCAGCTACTAACAGAGGCAAGGATGGTAAGCTGCCAAGACAACAGGATCGATACTAAGCCCACGTCACGACAGCTCCAAGCCTTCTTCGCTCTGAGTATGGAAATAATCTCATTCGAAATAGCTTCAGAGACGTCGCTATGCTAGTGACGCGCCGCTAAGAACCTGGTTCGCCGACACTTCGTCATGGCATCAAATATTGCGCCTCGTGATTCATCTCAAAATATTCTTTAGGTGAGGGGAAGACTTTCTATAAGACAATGGTTATGCACCCTCAAAGCAACAGTTCCGAAGCATCTTCACACCAAGACACTCATAACCAACACCTGCAAGCTCTACCGGGCGCTCACAACTCTTCACCCACCGACCTCCACTTCATAATATTTGCACTCCAAACTCAAACCGCAACAATGCCTTCCATTGCCAACATGGTCACAGCGCTGGTGTATCTCGCTTCTGCTGCGAGTGCCCTTCCCGCTAATGTCGCTCGCCAACAGACCAGTGAATGCGCGACTGGTACGTGGTACTACTCTTGTGACACCAACGTCGGCTGTTTCGACCACGATCCTTGTGCCAACCCTACTCCCGTTTCTGGCAAAACACCCGACAAGGCGAAGGGCAAACCCACTTctacaacatcatcatcttcgatTAAGACCATCGTCCCTGCTACGTTGTACGACATCTACCCTGAGCATCCCGATGAATCTAGTGGTCCGGTCAACGGCGTTCATCTCGAGACTTGGAAGGACAAGTCTCAGGTTGAGCAAGTGATCATTTTCAAGGACATCCCCGCAGGCGCAAAGGACTGCGATCTGTCTTGGCGTCAGGGCCCTCGCTACTCTCGAAGATTCCTCGTCAAGAACAGCGATGCACAAGCTGATGCACGACCTCTATCTGGTTTCCCCGAGAACGATGTAACATACAACTCCATCAAGCCCTTCGACGATCAGAAATCGATTGGCGGCCCCAACTTCTCTTTCTGGGATGATCGTGAGGAAGACACCCATGTTGTCGGGGGTTTCAACTGCGCTGAGACTCTTTCCTTCATCGTTGGACTCCGAAATCCCAAGGGCGATTCACAGGTCTACCTTGAGCAAGATGAACATGAGAACGGCTGGACACTGACATATCACTGATTGCTTCATGTGGTACTTGGAGAATCAGTAGATAAAGATGCATCTGCTTGCTATTCGGTTGTGTTATCCTTTAGGAAGGTCGTTTTAATGTTGGTTGGGTCAAAGTTAGCTTGGTACGATTCGATTCATGAATATTCTTAGTTTACATACTTTAATCACTCTTTCCTTGCATAGTTACCAACAGGAAATCGTCATGTCGTTTCTGTCGTCGGGAGTTGAATGACTAGCCATTTAGTCGCAATGAGCTCGTCGTCTACCTCGACCGTTACTTCAGTCATCAATACCACGTGTTGTCGGTCATTTCTGTGCCACTACGTATGCAAGGAACCATTGTTCGGGGCTATTATCATCAAGACCTCGGTTGTACGGTTCGAATGTCGCAATGATTACCAAAAATGGGTGTTCCGGCGTCCTTGATGTGAGATCAGTCATCTGTCGATCTTGAAAGGTCGAGCATAACTCAATCGATGGCTCATCTTTGTCGCCAGTCTCAGTTTACCTATGTTGCTTCCCCGTTTATGCACTCTGCCTACCACCGCTTTATTCCAGCCAGGCCTGTAGCCTCTTGTCTTGTGTTCACGCCAATATCTGCCGCCAACATCTGTCACCAACTTTCGGCACTATGACTACAGGATTCGAGATTGTCGGTACAGTTTGCGCGCTGTACCAGCTCATCCAAGCCTCAACTGGGTTCATATCTGAGTGTAAGACAGTATACGATGGGGAACCCACCACTCATCACAACATAAAAGAGCACGCCGAAAACCTGGCGCAAGCCTGTGACTTGACTTGGGCTCGCTACGAGACAATGAGCTCATCCGAAAGGCTGTCTGATGCCGAAAGACGGGTTCAGAAGACTGCAAGAAAATGCCACACTTCTGCTCAAGCACTCCTGGGCGAACTACGCTATATGACAGACAAGCAAAAATGCAACGACTGCATGGGAGCCGTCGCTTATGTGGTCAAATCCAAGTTGCACCGCAAGATCGAACGGATAGAGGCGGGGTTCAAAAACGGCCAGCAGGAGTTGCAGGCAATTCTGCAATCTGAGATTTTGCATGCACAGTGGTCTTCGTACGATTCATGGCTAACGATGGTTCTAGGCCATAAAATAAGGCTAAGAAGTATCTCGAGATGGAGGGATTCCAGAATGTGGATATGGGCATCCAAATTTTGAGAATGAGCTTCGTTGTATGCCAAGACCCATGACAACCATACCCAAAACGCCTCCGATGAGGCGTTGAATTGTTACATACGATTCCTGACGCCAAACGTGATCTTCAAAGAACGGTCTAACTAAGCATTTACATCTATTCTTGCTTAAGCTACTTCCTTAGTTTATCCCAACAGTGAAGAATCTACACCACGAATCTAATaagcctctcttctcttccggaaatcttcttcttgctcccGCAAAGACATCGTATTCCAAGGTCCAACTACAAGCTTTACGAAAGCTGTTTTCATGAGTTCCGCAGCGATATCCAAATCGTCTTGTCTTCAGATCGTTGCACTTATGATACCCAAAGGCGTTCGAAGAGAGCTTTACCAGCTTCAGCCATCTTTGGCCAGACCCAGTACCACAGTCAGGCTGATCGCACTACAACAGGTGTTTCGTCCTGTCCGTGAAAACAGGATTCTCGGCATCACCATATTGTAAACTCCGAAGCCATTCGAAACTCAATGGGCTCCAGTATCTCCATGGGCGACTCATGTGTAATCGAAAGTAGTTCCCATTTAAGAaacctctcttcttccaacACCTCTTGGACGTGCTACGTGGGCGTTCCCAGACGTAGGTTATGTTGCACTCTGGGCATATGTAGCAAGGACTGACACAGCCATCGTCTCTCCCTGGAATTGGCTTTGGAACATAGGCGCAGCAGCAAAGAGTGTACTCCAAGCTGTTCAGCAAGCTTTCCATAGCGGCTGAGGAATGTGGACAGAGGTGACTACAATCTCGGAGTACACCTCTCATGATATCTCGGGTCGTTGATTTCCTTCCACCTGGTCCGCTGATTTCAAATCTTAAGGAAGCCGTCGCGACGATCATGCCCGGATACTTTTGGACATCAACTTCGATAGTATGGATGCGTTGCTGTGAAATGAGGTCAGGATTCGCATCACTCCTTTCGAAAGAAACATGTGATTTATCCATGCAGCGGTCGTGGATGGGGTATCGGGCCCAAGGTTTGGGGAGCCTCCATTGAAACCCGGGTCTCCGGTGAGAGCATATATCGAAATGGCCGAGCAATCCAACACacttgtttctttttccaCCGTTTACAGGAAAGAAGATCCCGGGATGGTCCTTCTTGCAGCCGCTGCACCTCCTCGGTTCACATAAAAATATCAGCCTTTCTCATAGTTCCTCTGTGCTTATGGCCCGGCACTCATTGAATAGAGTTTGGCGGCGAAGAGAAGCATATATCTCGCGAATATCCCGAACAGCCACTGGCGCTGTTCTATGCCAGCGGCTGGTACGTTGAAATTTGAGAAAGACGGGATCGTTGTCTATATATTGGCGGAAACCTCGTGACGTTTGGCAGAATATATACAGTGCGCTGTGGGGAAGAAATCTGAGGATAACTTCGAGTATTTCATTGGGTATTTTGACCGTATTGACTTTTGTTGGTGGAATAACCATCTCTCGCGGTGTGCCCTCGCTTTTTAGTGCCGCATTCGAAGATGAACTGATAACAGCACGATTCCCGGATCCTGGACGGCCTTTTTGTAGTAGCGAAAATAGTGAGCAATGTTGGCGAATTTCTCCATAGCGCATCGAAGGCAAAAAGTGTTCTCCTTTCATATCAAACTATGATGGGTAGCTCTTCCGCTGAACCCTAGGGTTCAAAGTTTATATGGTGCAAGGTTTTAAATCTGAGTCTCATATCACACAACCTATCTTATTGGTTTTCTTCTAACTCTAACAGAGATATCATTATGATCTGTGATAAGGTTGAGAGGTTGAAAGAGGCTTCAGCCCCAATGGTGTAACACTTGCACCGACTTCAATGTAaggagctgcagctgcagtAATCTTTCATCTTCCATCAAAGTCATATTAAACCTTCAGCCTTCTACTGGCCAAGAGAACGCACTATACACTGGTTATGTCTTCCAAACCGCATTGGCCAGCCTCCTTTGTTTCCAAAGCTTCAAGGTGCAAGAGCCCCGAGTGACACGTATGTTGTTATCAACTTTTTCCTTATTGCCCAGTGTTAAGTTCGTTCACAGGCAAGAGTATTGAGACATCCGCTTATGAAATCACCTCATAGTGTCGAAGGACCACATAACATCTAGGCTGATACTTAAAAATGGAACGCACTACAGATTTCAGTAATTAAACATTTAAATATAGGTGTCACTGGCAAATCTTTACGAGTAGCCTCAGAGTGTAGTATCGATATAGCCTGACCTAGATTTAACCTATTAATCGTGTAAGACGACTCAGCATGTCTAAGTAGAGTGCTATGTCTCTCTGAACTCATATTGTGTTTTACTAAGCGAATGATTGTTTCAAGAGTGCCAAAGCTAAAGACCAACAAGCGAGTGCCGTGTGGGGAGTTCTTCGAAACCAACAATTCAGCCTATACTATTGGACGGCAGGAGAACCACAAGGCCTCACTTTGAGACCGCCTAATGGAACTTTTGAAGCATGTCGCTAATACTCGTAGCAACAAGTCCAACAATCATCACCCTGGGATTAAGGTCAGTTATTGTCAAATTTGGGCCAAGGAGGTGATCTAACCTTCTTAGAGCGGTACTGTCTCTTGGTTAGGGCAAAGAGATACATGAAATATGGAGTAGATATAGCTTACCAATCCTTCTGGGCAGTAAATGTCCTTGTCAGCACATAGCAGCCAGCAGATCTCAGACTTCACTGCCTGATGTTCCTCCCTCTGCATCGGTACCTGCGAGAACTTGATAGAAAGGCTATGAATCGGTGTCAGCAAAGGAACATTTCCTATGCAGGCCGCAGTGAACTGTGGGTTGTAGTAGTGGAGCCTATGGGATATCTTGCAGAGAGGCTGCTTACGATATATCCTGATCAGTTGACAGAGCCTTTGGCTTACTacccttgatcttctccaagaaggaCGGCGCAGCGACGATGCCTTGGGCAAGGGAAAGAATAGCAACGGCTGGGTACTTCATGATGGAATAAGAGCTGTAGGTAAGATGTATTGGTTATTCGACTTTGTTCGATGCGATTTGGTTTGGATGGGctggaaaagaagagataGCTCTTGCCTTTATAGCCGACGAGATCTTTCATTTCAAGAGAAGATACAAGGATGAGCGTACCTCCAGATACGAAGCTCTTCCCGCCGCACCGGACATAACAGCATACCGATGGAAGTCGGTCCGAGACATGCGGTGAGAAATACTCTGTCCAGCAAGTTCAGAGTAATGCCAGCGTACGACGGTATCACGAAAGCCTGAAGATAACGCGTTTATCGCCATGTGAGACTTCGTGCTTCCATCGTCTGTGATTATTGACGCCCCCCCAGGAATCCTGGTAGAACGATGGGTCTGAGACATGTCAATCACTCCTTCGATGGATCTTCCGGTGTGCAACGAGCGACAGCCCCGGGCTTCTGCTTTGACTCCGCTTGGTTATACGTCGGCAGGTCGCCATCGGAACATTGTTCCTGGAACTTGGAGGTCAATACGATCAATTCGTTTACTCAAGTAATGATTGAAGTTGCCATCGTCTATTATTACTGTTACTAAATCTAGGGCTCTTGTGACTCCACCTAAGCAAGTTCAACCTGGTCGACCTTTCtatccttcttgccatcctgaTCCAATCGCCCATTCTCAATGTCATCCAGCTTACCAGCATGAAGAGCTCCGTGAGAGGTCCCCTCAAAGATGGCCTGGATTTCCTCCAGAGTATGACCCTTGGTCTCGGGGAAAAGGAACCAGATAACAACGATGAGACAGGCGAGAATGCAGCAGAAGACAATGTAGTATTTCCAACCGATGTTCTTCATGGCAATTGGGTTGACCTGGTTCCCAACGACAAGACCAACGAATGTGCTGACGTACATGACGGAGACACCGCGGCTGCGAAGGGTATACGGGAAGATCTCAACGGTATACGCTTGAAGGAGAGGGGCCCAAGCAATAGCGTAGAAGAAGAATGTGATAAACACAAAGCCGACAATGGCCTTTCCGGTAGTTGGGCTTCGAGTACTGTCGAACGAAGCACTAAGAGCGGTCCAGATAATGTACGACACGAACATGCCACAAGTCGAAAGAAGGAACAGAGTGCGACGTCCAAGTCTGTCGACTAACATAGCACCAACGAAGATCGCGGCAAGCCAGTTTGAGATCTGTAAAAGACCGTTGATGAGAGTCTGTTCCTTAGCAGCTGTGATACCAATTGTGTTGAGGACGAGAACAAGGTAGTAGCTACAGGTGACGTTAGACAGATACACAAACGTGGGGCCGTGGTTAGACAACATACCTGACGAGGTTGATACCGTTCCACTGAGCAAACCAACCCACGATAACGGCAATGAGTGTTCTCTTTCTGTTCGCAGGAGTTCTGACGAGTTCGAGCCAAGAGTTCTGTGACATGGCATCGGCTTCGTGCGTCAAAGCACCCTCAATCTCTGCCATCTCGAAGTTGACAAGTGGAGCGTTTGCGTCGCCGCCGGCGTGATACGTGGCGAGGATCTTGCGGGCTTCTTCGCGTCGACCGTGGGCGACGAGCCATCGGGGAGATTCAGGAAGGAAGTAAACGGCGAGGAGCTGGATGAAGGGGAGGGCTccctggagaagagaggggaTTCTCCAGCTCCATGTTGAGTCGATCTTGAAGGTTCCGTATGTGCACCAGGCGGCAATAATACCTCCGAGGTACTGTCAAGTCAGTGGGTGCCCTCGACTATGAGAGCTGGTACTTACGAAGGATGTGTTGTACAGTGCGGTAAGCTTTCCTCGGTGTGTAGGATAGGCAAGCTCAGTGATGAGGATAGGGCTCGGCTGAGCCAAGAAACTTGTGAAGAAACCGAGGATAGCTCTCGCCGCAATGAAAGTCTCCAAGTTCTGTGACACAGCTTGCATGATTGCGAAAGCGACACAAGTCAAGGCTCCGaccatcatggctgtctTTCTACCGAATCGATCGCATACGTAGGTGACGAAGAATAGGGCGATGACCTTTCCAGCTGGGTATACGGAGTTGAGAGCACCGAGCATGGCGCCTTCGGGCTGTCCAAAGTAGCCTCTCCATTGAGGGAGGGTCTGGAGACCGTTCATCATCGATCCTGTGCATGTTAGTaagaggatgaagttgtCGCGTGCGGAACATACCATCATAACCAATCGCGCCTGATGACACGAGAGGaataagaaggagaaggttgagctTCAGGAGATGCGGTACGCGATACCAAGGTCGAGCATCATCGGGAAGTACCTGGCCAGAATGTTAGCATCCAATGCCACCATTTGCATCTCAGGAGTAAACTCACTGCTGCAAGGTCATTGCCGGCAGCCGCGGCAGCACCTTTCTTCTCTGTTGGTGAGGAACCCATGACTCTTGGAGATGATCGATGTCTTGTCAGATGTCCCAACGTCAATCAGCGACTGATGATGAATGTTCAGAAACCCAAAACCCCAGGGTCATTGAGGTTAATTATATCTGAGCCAACGAAAACAGAAAAACATTATGCAGATCCAATGCTACCCCACGCGGTGGTAATCTGACACCCCATGGGGAACTTGGAGCGTTCTTTGACGCTTGAAGAGATTGACAACTTGTTTGATGGGGTCTTGGCCTGACGCGTTTGGTCTGGATCCGACGCTATTCCCAGCTGTTCCGAGACTTCGGATCAGGCTACCATTGGTCCACTGTCATGTCTTCCGAAGCAGCGTTCAGCTGATTGGCCTTAATCTCGCTCATGACTCGAGCCTTGACCAGTTTTCTAGTCTCCGTTGTCATTTTGCCGAAGCTCGTTAAAGTCCGGTGGATGCTTCATTGCCAATTGAACCAGTCCTAAGCTGAAGATATTCCCCTTCAGGACCTCCACAAAATTAGCGATCTAGTTCCCCGACGTTGACCCGCACGCAAgtcaaagagaagagatCCGGGCTTGCTTATTACTCGCGAGTATCAGCATCCGTCCCTACCCCAGTAGTTTCGAGGCATACAACGGCAAAATGGCAAACACTGATATTGATGCGATCATACAGTCACTAACGCTGGAGGAGAAGGTACGTTACACCATCAACCGTCTGAAGACGGATTCAGCTAATTCTTATCAGATTTCCCTCTTAGCAGGTCGGAACTTCTCAGAAACAGTTGGTTATCCAGAAAAGGGAGTTCCTTCGATCAAGGTGAGTTCGATCTCTTGACTCCTCCAGCTATTTACTAACAGAATCAAGACCGCCGACGGTCCAAATGGAATTcgctcagcagcaacagatCTCGACATTAAGTCGGCGTGTTTCCCAGCAGCATGCAATCTCGCAGCGACATTCGACCTAGACCTTGCCGAGAAATTCGGCAAGGCTCTAGGTGCTGAAGCGAGAGGCAAGCGAGTTAACTGTATGCTCGGCCCAACAGTCTGCATGCATCGCCATCCTCTCGGTGGTCGTAATTTTGAGAGCTACAGTGAAGACCCATTTCTTACCGGTAAAATGTCCTCAAAAGTCATACAAGGACTTCAAAGTCTTGGTATATCAGCTACGATAAAGCATTTCGTGGCCAATGAGCAAGAAACAGCTCGTACGACTGTTGATGAGACCATTGATGAACGTGCATTGCGCGAGATTTACCTCAGGCCGTTTGAGATTGCTGTGAAGGAAGCGAATCCTTGGGCGATCATGACAGCTTATAATCATGTCAATGGTGTTCATTGCGATGAGCACAAGTGGCTCCTGCAAGAGGTCTTGCGTGGTGAATGGGGCTGGAAAGGCCTTGTCATGAGTGATTGGGGCGGTACGAATTCCGTCGCTGCAGCACTCAATGCTGGTTTGGACCTGGAGATGCCTGGTCCTCCCCGTCTAAGGAAGGAagatgctgtcaaggaggCACTTGAGCGGGGAGATTTGACAGAAAGCACCATCAATGAGCGCGCCAAGTCTGTTGTTGAGTGGGCGTTGAAGCTCAAGGCGCGTGAAGCAGAGCCACACTCTGTCGCTCTTGGTCAAGACACTAATACCCCCGAACTGCGAAGCATGATTCGCGAGGCTGGAGCGCGGGGCATCGTCTTGCTGAAGAATCAGGGAGATCTCCTTCCGCTGACCAGGGGAAAAgttcagaagaagaagattgctCTTATCGGATTTGCTAAAGACGCCATGGCTCATGGAGGAGGTAGTGCGGCTGTCAACGCGTACCGCAAGATCACTCCCTGGCAAGGGTTGCACGAggcccttggcgatgacgTCGAGTTCACATACGCGCGAGGCGCTCATCGCGAGCGTCTGCTTCCTGCTATTCATCCCGATGGTCTCTACGGTAAAGTCGTGGGTCTTGATGGGAAGCCCGGCTTCAGTCGGCAGCTGTTCAAGGAGGGTGAAGCTGAGCCCGTATCTACTGTTGGACAGCCAACTTCTGCATACTCGCCTCTGGGATCACAAGAGTCACTGTGGAGGAGACTTGAAATTGTCGGTGACTTTACGCCGGCTGAGACAGGAGAGCACTACATCGCCTGCTCTGGATTGGGGCCTACAAGGGTCTATGTTGATGGCGAGATTATTTACGAGCAGACTGCCAACTGCACTGATCCCATGGGCTCTCTGTTCCTCGCTGCTCCAGAGCCTGAGTTCCGTCACAAATTCGAAGGCGGCAAGACTTATCGATTACGTATCTGCAGTGATCCACCTACCAAGATCGGCCTGACCATTCTTGAAGGTCGCAGTGGCGTTCGTGTCGGCTTCTCACTTGAATCCGACCACGATGCAGATCTCGTCGGAGAAGCTGCTGACGTTGCCAAGGCTGCAGATTACGCGATCGTATTTACCGGACATGATCCTCAATGGGAGACTGAAGgtcgagatcaagatggGTTCAATCTTCCTCGAAAGGGCACGCAAGACGCTCTTGTGTCTACAGTGGCATCGGTCAACCCCAACACCGTGGTTGTCAACTCTACCGGCGTTGCTATCGCCATGCCCTGGCTCGAACAAGTCCCCGCTGTCGTGCAAGCTTGGTTCCCCGGCCAAGAATGCGGTTACTCTATCGCGGATGTCCTTACAGGAGCTGTCGATCCTGAAGGTCGACTACCAGTGAGCTTCCCTAAGAGCATTGAGGACTGCCCCGCGCACGGAAATTTCCCTGGCGAATATGTAGATGGACAGCTCAAGGTTACTTACGCCGAGGGTGTTTTCGTCGGATATCGTCACTTTGATCGACTTCCTCGGGAGAAGGTCAACTTTCCATTCGGTCACGGCCTGTCTTACACGACTTTTACATATGATCTAGGCAATGTGTATCGCGAGGGTGACGATTGGTATGTCTCTGCTCAAGTATCCAATACTGGAAAGCAAGCTGGTGGCGCATTATTACAGATCTATGCTGGTCCAGCTGAGCAGTCTCCTGATCAGCCGATCAAGGCTCTCGTGGCTTTCCAGAAGATCCGATTGGAGCCCGGTGAGACGAAGTTGGTTAAGCTTCTTGTGAAACAGAGAGACTTGGCACATTTTGATACTGGACTGAAGAAGTGGGTGATTGATGAGGGCGAGTATCGCTTCTCATTGGGAGTTTCTTCAGCCGATATTGTTGGAGATACTGTGGTGAAGGTGCAAAAGGCTGTTTTCGATCCATAGATTTAGAGAGGTCAATTCTATTATAATCACGATAGTCGCTTTCTTTGTCCTAACACATTCCATGGGGTGAGAGCCGAAAATTGCTGCGTGTCTTACCTAGAGTTCACGGAATGATCCAAGTATAGGTCGCCAATAGGCTCATGTCACTAAATGGACTAATAGGCCAAATCCTCCAAAATTTCTATGCGAGTCTCGACTCTGCCTCCGTTCATCATGCACCTATCACTTCAAGAGCTCTCCTCTACTAACTCGAAGGCGCTACTTTCTGCTGCTGGATCTGGGTCTGGGTATTGGTCCGGGACCGAACGTTACCAACACGCCGGTACACTAGACCCGGAACCCAACGCGTACGTAATTAGGCAATAGTCTGCTGTTCCTCGGATCGGGTCCGAGACTTTGATCAAAGCCGTCTGACTCGGAGGGAATCCGGAAGGGGTCACGAAACCATCTCTTCCGGGGCTCCTGTGTAAGTGAGTATGGCAACACCACTTTCAGACACCAGGATGGTATAATAGAGTTGAAGTGATGAAAGGGTATGCCTGAGACAGATGAGGTGTTCTTCACACAGCCTATTTACGGAGCTCAACATCACCCGAAAACATGCCAGCACCTTATTCGGGGCAGTGCCTCTGTGGCAACGTGAAGTTTACAATTTCATCGGAACCAGTCACAGTACTGTCATGCTTCTGTGAACATTGCTGTATAGGGGCTGGTGGAACTCATCAACTGGTAAAGAATCTCACTTAATGAGTTGTTGACGAGCTAACCTATACCTGGCAGATTGGAAAATTCACGACGCAAGATGTCAAAGTCTCCACTACCGCAGAAGATGCTATTACGAAGTACTCACTCTCCGACACATCGAGCGGCAGTTCCAAAGAGAAAGCATTTTGCCGTACATGTGGATGCACGCTCTGGACTATTCCGGCAGCAGCAAAGGGAAAATTCTACATGATCCGGCTCCCATTGCTGGATGGAGGGTAAGTAAAGTAACTACCCTATGCTCATTGCGCTCAAGCCTAAAATGTGGTTTAGGCTCAAGTTCCAACCAGCGAATGAGATTTTTGTTAGAAATCGGCCAACTTGGGTGGAGCCAGTCAAAGACGCGGGTCAATGGGAGGAGATGCGAAAGTGACGCGTAGAGGAGACAAGGCAAGAGTGAGGATGCGGAGAAAGAGGGGAACCTTGCTTGTTGGTGGATTAGAACAAGGGCCGCCGATTGGTCTGGAGAGGTCAAGCTCCATCATCCACGGACCTCGGCTGGAGTTATTGAGCCAAAAGGAGATACAGGCAATATTGCAATTCAGTCACGAGAACAGTAAAACACCTCTAACGGTCAATTTTGTTGTCAATAATGTCACTTCAGCTCAGTCAGTATATCCGGTATGCCACGACTCACCGACGAGCTCCGAGTGAAGCTAATGCAGAGATTCCGTAACCCCCGCTAATGCTCCCCGGATTTTAGCCGTATTCGATCCCAGCCTCCAACTTCATAATCTTATCTCTTAATTCTGGGGATCCCCCGTTCCGAACC encodes:
- a CDS encoding general substrate transporter, which produces MGSSPTEKKGAAAAAGNDLAAVLPDDARPWYRVPHLLKLNLLLLIPLVSSGAIGYDGSMMNGLQTLPQWRGYFGQPEGAMLGALNSVYPAGKVIALFFVTYVCDRFGRKTAMMVGALTCVAFAIMQAVSQNLETFIAARAILGFFTSFLAQPSPILITELAYPTHRGKLTALYNTSFYLGGIIAAWCTYGTFKIDSTWSWRIPSLLQGALPFIQLLAVYFLPESPRWLVAHGRREEARKILATYHAGGDANAPLVNFEMAEIEGALTHEADAMSQNSWLELVRTPANRKRTLIAVIVGWFAQWNGINLVSYYLVLVLNTIGITAAKEQTLINGLLQISNWLAAIFVGAMLVDRLGRRTLFLLSTCGMFVSYIIWTALSASFDSTRSPTTGKAIVGFVFITFFFYAIAWAPLLQAYTVEIFPYTLRSRGVSVMYVSTFVGLVVGNQVNPIAMKNIGWKYYIVFCCILACLIVVIWFLFPETKGHTLEEIQAIFEGTSHGALHAGKLDDIENGRLDQDGKKDRKVDQVELA